The following nucleotide sequence is from Zea mays cultivar B73 chromosome 1, Zm-B73-REFERENCE-NAM-5.0, whole genome shotgun sequence.
cgccgccgtcttCGTGCCCTTCTACGCCGGCTTCGACGTGGTGCAGCACCTGTGGGGCGTCAACTCCACGGCCCGGGAGAAGGACGCGCTGGCGCTCGACCTCGCGGACTGGCTCACGCGGCGGCCCGAGTGGCGCGCCATGGGCGGCCGCGACCACTTCTTCCTGTCCGGGAGGACGGCGTACGACCACCAGCGGCAGACGGACAGCGACTCCGAGTGGGGGAACAAGCTGCTCCGCCTGCCGGCGGTGCAGAACATGACGGCGCTCTTCGTCGAGAAGCTCCCCTGGACGAGCTACGACTTCGCCGTGCCGTACCCGACCTACTTCCACCCGGCCAGCGACGCGCAGGTCGCCGAGTGGCAGCGGCGGATGCGCGCCACGAGGCGCgactggctcttctcctttgccgGCGGCGCGCGCGGCGACCCGTACTCCATCCGGCACCAGCTCATCGGCCAGTGCGCCTCGTCCAGCTTCTGCAGGCTGGTGCGGTGCGGGAAGAACCAGCGGAACTGCCTCGTCCCGAGCACCTTCATGCGCGTGTTCCAGGGCACGCGCTTCTGCCTGCAGCCCACGGGCGACACCATGACGCGCCGGTCGGCGTTCGACGCCATCATGGCCGGCTGCGTGCCGGTCTTCTTCCACCCGGACTCGGCGCACACGCAGTACAGGTGGCACCTCCCCGACGCGCACGACACGTACTCGGTGCTCATCCCGGAGGCGCACGTGCGCGCCGGCAACGTCAGCATCGAGGAGACGCTCCGCGCGATCCCGCAGGACGTGGCGGAGCGGATGACGGAGACCGTCATCGGGCTCATACCCAGGCTGGTGTACGCGGACCCGAGGTCCAAGCTGGAGACGCTCAGGGACGCCGTCGACGTGACGGTCGAGGCGGTCATCGGGAGGGTCAACAAGCTCAGGGAGGAGATGGGCCGCGGCCAAGGGCACCTGCTGCAAATGCAAACCtagttttttcttcttcttcttcttcttcttcttcttcttcttcttcttcttcttcttcttcttcttcttcttcttcttcttcttcttcttcttcttcttcttcttcttcttcttcttccccaacccCATCCCTTGAAAAAAAAAAGGTAGCACCGAAGAAAGGAAAGAGCGAGATGGTGGTTTTTGTTGTTCCCGCGAAGCGAAGATCATTCGCTTGGCGAATGAAGTGGATCAACCTCTTTTTGGCTCGGGCCAAACACTTTTTATCGCTGGTCGAGCTTTCTACAAAAAAAGCGATGCGAGAGCGTATTCTTAATCAACAAATCAGATAGTTAGGGGGGATTAGCTCGTGGCAATGCTGGGCCTTGGAGGGGAAAACGAGACGATTGGCTGCTCCCATTCGTGTAGCAGTTTCGTGGGCAGTAGACGATGATATGTCATCTAAAGAAATACAGTGGCATGTACAACATCTTCACTCCTCATTTCAACTGGCAAGCCAAATATAGCAATACCGATCGATCACTAAACTAAGAAGAATCACATTTTCTATCAACAGCGTACGAGTTTAGCACGTCAGAGCACATTTCACATACTTTATCTGCATTGTTGTGTCCACCTGCAAATTGCCTGCCTTATGCCAGGACGTGGAAGTGCATCAAAGCGTTGGTACCATGTCTCCGCTGCAAAACACACTTACACACAGGAAGGCAGGCAACAAATTGAGATGAGGAAGTGAAAGATCGTGTACTGCAacagagaggaggggagggagggcATGCATACAAATTGAGATGACAGTCGTAGAAACAAATGCAATAGCAAACAGACCACACAAACAAACGAGTAGCCACAAGGTCAGAATTGTATTagggcgtgttcggctggctacaagccgacactgttgcagctgtttggactgctgcagctgcaatccatagagagaaaaatactgtagaagccgcagccgcagccggattgcagccgcagcaagccgcagcgaacaagctgtTACTTTGT
It contains:
- the LOC103631711 gene encoding xyloglucan galactosyltransferase KATAMARI1 homolog — translated: MLTLRSKQGLRRRGSASMERTGAHSGKRWLPGLLVLAATSWLFVIYFHLAVFRGPPIVSAPRGPLAEDASGGGGGGGDGQRFLLLHHEERLRKVKAPPATRGDALRTARDDDCQGRYVYIHDLPPRFNADILANCRHWYPWMDMCVYLENGGLGRPVDNADGVFADEGWYATDHFGLDVIFHSRMRQYECLTGDSSRAAAVFVPFYAGFDVVQHLWGVNSTAREKDALALDLADWLTRRPEWRAMGGRDHFFLSGRTAYDHQRQTDSDSEWGNKLLRLPAVQNMTALFVEKLPWTSYDFAVPYPTYFHPASDAQVAEWQRRMRATRRDWLFSFAGGARGDPYSIRHQLIGQCASSSFCRLVRCGKNQRNCLVPSTFMRVFQGTRFCLQPTGDTMTRRSAFDAIMAGCVPVFFHPDSAHTQYRWHLPDAHDTYSVLIPEAHVRAGNVSIEETLRAIPQDVAERMTETVIGLIPRLVYADPRSKLETLRDAVDVTVEAVIGRVNKLREEMGRGQGHLLQMQT